GGATCGATCGTGCCGATCCTCGTGCTCGCCCCTTCGCTCGCGGCGAGCTTCGTCTATGTCTTCGTGTTCACGGGCTGGACGCTCTATCTGTCGCTGTCCGACTCGACACTTTTGCCGAGCTACGGCCTTACGGGCCTCGACAACTACGCGTCGCTCTGGTCCAACCGGCGCTGGAACATCGCCTACACCAACCTTTTCCTCTTCAGCGGCTTCTATATCGTGGGCTCCATGGCGGTCGGGCTGCTGCTGGCCATCCTGATCGACCAGCGCGTGCGCGGCGAGGCGGTGTGGCGGACGATCTTCCTCTACCCGCTGGCGGTTTCCTTCATCGTCACCGGCACCGTCTGGAGCTGGCTCTACAATCCGGTCGACGGCATCCAGGCGCTGGTGCGCGGGCTGGGCTGGAGCGACTTCAGCTTCGCGCTCACCAGCGATCGCAACCACGCGATCTATGCGGTGATCATCACCGGCGTCTGGCAGTCTTCCGGTTTCGCCATGGCACTCTTTCTGGCCGGCCTACGCTCGGTCGATCCGGATCTGGTGAAGGCGGCGCAGATCGACGGCGCATCGGTCGTGCGCACCTACAGGAAGGTCATTCTGCCAACCATCGCGCCGATCTTCCTTGCGGTCGCCGTCATCCAGATCCAGTTCGCCATCAAGACGTTCGACCTCGTCGCCGCCCTGACCCGCGGCGGGCCGGGCATCTCGACCACGTTCCCCGCCATCTACGTCTACGATCTGATGTTCCAGCGTGGCGAGATCGGCGAGGGCGCGGCGGCCGCGGTCATGATGCTGGCGGCGCTTGCCGTGGTGCTGGTGCCCTATTCGCTGTGGGTGGTGTGGCGCCGCCGGGCGGAGGCAGGAAATGGCTGAACTGGCCGCCGCCATCGACCTGGAAGCGGCTGCAGCGAGCCGCAGGCACTTCTGGAGCCGGTTCGCAATCTATGGCCTGCTGACGGTCTTCGCCGCAATCTATCTGATCC
The window above is part of the Mesorhizobium sp. WSM4904 genome. Proteins encoded here:
- a CDS encoding sugar ABC transporter permease, whose product is MSIHDLSVPIAVPARSWRDRLGSIVPILVLAPSLAASFVYVFVFTGWTLYLSLSDSTLLPSYGLTGLDNYASLWSNRRWNIAYTNLFLFSGFYIVGSMAVGLLLAILIDQRVRGEAVWRTIFLYPLAVSFIVTGTVWSWLYNPVDGIQALVRGLGWSDFSFALTSDRNHAIYAVIITGVWQSSGFAMALFLAGLRSVDPDLVKAAQIDGASVVRTYRKVILPTIAPIFLAVAVIQIQFAIKTFDLVAALTRGGPGISTTFPAIYVYDLMFQRGEIGEGAAAAVMMLAALAVVLVPYSLWVVWRRRAEAGNG